The region TTTGGCGGTGGTTAATCGAGGACCCTAAATTACtaataaaagtattttaaaaCTTAATATATCATAAGAAAATTagtatttaaaaatttaaaatttttaaatatttgttataatatttgaaattttgaatatttaaaaattaaaattttgaaattttgtaaattttggagtaatatttgaaaatttgaattttttaaaaataatcccGCCTAGGAGCATCAAGGACTGTCGAGGAGCGCATAGTCCGAGTTTGACCGATACTGACCAATTTCCGCCAAGCACCCCTAATGGTAATCAATTGCAGACCGCGTAACGCCTAGACGGCCGCCTAAGCGGATATTTACAACAATGGTTTAAAGACTATCTTGTAACTTTTTGTTTAATTTGTTGAATAGAATCAAGTTATCAAGATGATAAATGATAAATATTAAAACGATATAGGGTCGGTCATTTATAGTTCACTAAATAGATCCAGAGCATACAATGTCAACCTTAATGCTTTCTAGTAGAAAATATGAACATTAAAACAGCCATTTAGAGTTCGTTGAATTTTCTTTCCCCATGACATATTTCATGTACTGTCAACCAATATATTTTTCTAGAAGTAACCAAACACTTTTTGGCTTTGTGATTATGGGCGTGCATTGAGTGTTTGAGCAAGTGGTTTTCCACTAATTTCTGACTTGAAAATTGTCATAATCTTATCTTTATAGCTCTTAGTCACCATTTACAATCTCTAACAAAGAAAACTACTTCAAACCTCTATTATGTTGAATATCTGACGACTTTAATATGATGTCTCTCATCAACACATTTCATTCTTAATGTTAGCTTTAGATCTTTTTTTGGTTTTGCATAATTGTAACAACTTGATATATGAAGAGGATCTGTGGGCTATGGGCTagtgaaacttaatgtttttcgGTTGACAATTCGGCAATAGTAACAATTAGGCATTGCCAATAAGGATTATTTGTTTCTTCAGAATTAGAAAATTAATATGGGTAATTATCCTTACATCGTTTTTTGGGGATTAGTTTCCTCGTCATTTGATTTAATGTCATATCATCATATTCTAAAAAACACTAGTTTTTTCCACCATGTTTCCGTATGGAAGTAAGTTCACATCACCATCTAACCTCATTAATTTTGCCTAATTAATTGTCGATTCATTACCGTCAAATGTTAGACCATCATCACCAACAAGTTTACCTTTAACCTAAGATCATCCACATATACAAACCAATTGTAACAAGGAATTTGATTTAGTGTTACTGTTTATAAATTACATATTTGGTTACTTTCGGCACCATATGACCTACTGCCACTATAATGATTTTCCTTTGCAAATCGATTAACACTATTTTCTAGATCATGATTAACAACAAACAACTATATTGTATTATGAGACATACTAGTGACAATACTAAGAAAATTTTGACATCATTGTTGTTATTAAACTGTATAACTATATTTGATCAAAGACATATTTGATTACTTCAAACAACTAACGTAACCAATCTAAAAAGTTGACATGGTTGGTTAAATCCACATCATAACATATGTAATATGGAATAATATAACACATATACCGTCAATTTGCGCTCATTGTCATCCACTACAAACTTGTAGTCTGGATAAATGATTACAATACTCATTTTCAATAATACACATCTAGATGTAAAAATTTTGTAAACAATTTCtaaaaaaaatcttcaaaatagACTAAGAATTGATATAGAAAGAATGATTTTTGCAACTCCATAACAACATTTTGGAATATTTGTACATTCATTGTATTTGTGTTAGTACTCATTTTCAATAATACACATCTAGATGTTAAAATTTTGTAAacaatttctaaaaaaaaatcttcaaaatagACTAAGAATTGATATAGAAAGAATGATTTTTGCAACTCCATAACAACATTTTGGAATATTTGTACATTCATTGTATTTGTGTTAGTACTCATTTTCAATAATACACATCTAGATGTAAAAATTTTGTAAacaatttctaaaaaaaaatcttcaaaatagACTAAGAATTGATATAGAAAGAATGATTTTTGCAACTCCATAACAACATTTTGGAATATTTGTACATTCATTGTATTTGTGTTAGTACTCATTTTCAATAATACACATCTAGATGTCAAAATTTTGTAAACAATTTCtaaaaaaaatcttcaaaatagACTAAGAATGGATAtagaaaaaatgatttttttcaatAATACACATCTAGATGTCAAAATTTTGTAAacaatttctaaaaaaaaatcttcaaaatagACTAAGAATGGATATAGAAAGAATGATTTTTGCAACTCCATAACAACATTTTGGAATATTTGTACATTCATTGTATTTGTGTTAGTTCAGAACGTAACAATGTCAGATTCCAAAATACTTTTATGTAACATGTCAGTAACCACCACCAACTCTAGAACAAATATAATTAGTTTAGAATGCGGTTTTTAGAgaaaaaaatagttattttttaaaattatgaaATAAAAAATTTCTTTTGTTAATTTCCTTGTCTATAAGAGTTATTTTAGTTAATATCCCAAATATTATTGCCTagtaatattttttattaaaatattttcaAATAAGATATGTATTTAAAAAACAACAAATTTAATTATGAGATTATTAAATAGTTTAGATAGTTGAAAGTAAATttgttaaaattataaaaaagaaTGTTGAAAGAAGTTACCACATCAAATTAGAGGTTAGTGTGGCGAAAATTCTTATTAATAACATTGGTCTAGGGTTGATTCTACCATTGTTGATACTTTTGTGAATCATCTACCTAAAtataaaaaagactaattaagAACTGATTTTAAAAACAGAAAATTCATTTTCTTATTCAAAGTTAAAAATTATGAAAGCATTAATTATGTTTATATTCCCGTTAATCGGTTAATGAGAACGAGTTGGTGTATGAACCAGGTACAAATAGAGATTGACCAAGTCAAGATTGTACAAGTAGTAAAGCATAAAGTACAAGAAAACAAAACATATCTAGCCAGAGATATCCCCCCATTGAAGTTTTGTCATGATTCCGACAATGGTGTCGGTGGGTTGACTGTAGGGACGCAGCGACGGAAGTGCTGACTTGTGGGTCGTGAATTGAGGTGCCGTGCCCACTTGTACATTTACTTTTCGTGCATTGGGTGTTGTACACACAAAGAATAATTCAACCTTCATATGTGTGTGTCAGTGTGTGTGTCACATGGTATATGTAGGAGCCTGAGTTTGTGTGTTTGAGTATATATAAACACACATAGTGGTGGTGGATTGCGGTGGCAGATGGCGGAGTTCACACACTTGGTGGTGGTTAAGTTCAAGgaagaggtggtggtggaggatatTATCAAAGGATTGGAGGAGCTTGTTTCTCAAGTTGATATTGTTAAATCCTTTGTTTGGTAAGTCTACTGATATACAACTTTTAATGCATTAAATACAATTAAGAaactctttcttttctttttacgaCTTAattgatatagatatagatatgttTCTTTTTAAGTGAATACATGAAtcatgtcttaatggattaagtggatCAAATGACCCTTTATGCATTCACACATCTATAGCCTTAATGACTTAAACTTTTAGAAACTagtttttcaattatttttacaaaacatcatttttttttgtacatgaatcatgtcttaatggattaagtggatCAAATGACCCTTTATGCATTCACACATCCATAGCCTTAATGATTTAAACTCTTAGAAGCTTTAAACTCTTAGAAACTAGCTTTTTCAACTACTTTTACAAAATGTTCTATTTTTTTATACATGAAtcatgtcttaatggattaagtggatCAAATGACCCTTTTTGCGTTCATATATCCACAGCCTTAATGACTTAAACTCTTAGAAACTAGCTTTTTCAACTACTTTTACAAAACATTCTATTTTTATACATGAAtcatgtcttaatggattaagtgaatCAAATGACCCTTTATGCATTCACACATCCATAGCCTTAATGACTTAAACTCTTAGAAACTAGTTTTTCAACTACTTTTACAATTATCAGGTAGTTTTCAGTTAGAAACTAGGTTTTCCAAATAATCCTAACAAACCTTATTATACTCAATGTAACAGGGGAAAGGATATTGAAAGTATGGAGATGTTAAGGCAAGGATTCACACATGCTTTCATGATGACATTTGGCTCCAAAGATGATTTCACTGCTTTCCAAACTCACCCAAATCACATGCAATTCTCGGCCACATTTTCAGCCGCAATCGAAAAGATTGTGCTTCTTGATTTCCCGGTTGTTGCTTTCAAGACCCCACAGTAGCTGGTGTGCATGAGTATTTGACAATTTGAAACGATTTAGAGGTTTTCTAAATCGGAAGAATTAAGAAATTTTATTATGTGAAGTCTATGTGTTCTAGTTTTATGTGTGGTTTTCTTTTTTGAGATTTGATTATTGTATGAGGAACTCTTGTGGATTCTTGAATGAACCAAGATGGACCGGTTCGGAATAATTACAATTTTCAATGCACaagatatattggtgtattccatGTATTTAATTAGAATAATAATATGTGTATTATGGTTGTAATTATCTTGCTTAAAATTGGCTGCTTTGAAACATGTGGATTGGCAATTTTAGATTGTTCGCATTTAGAAAAAGATTTGAAAGAACATCAAAGACACAAAGTGATAACCTTGACACATCGGAAGGAGTTAATGTGGTGACAATAACATTTTCTATATGCCCTTTCACTCTCATGTCGTATTGGACGATATGGACGTTTCATACTTTCATGACAACAACATCTTTGgacgattaaaaaaaaaaaaaaaaaaaacactattttCGATTTTACAGTGGCTTTATTTTCACTAGAACAATATTTTCTTCGCATTTACAAACATTATCGAGCCTAGAATTCTTCATCGTCTTGCGTAGGTCTAGTAATGGGGATCGACCACCGTCCAAGATGAGCGGTGTAGTTTATGCACCGGACAACGCCTCTTCCGGCGGTGCCATCCGGGAAATCGATGACGCTAATGCTACCGGCGTCCAGATGAAACGATCCCATCCACTCGTTCGTTAGGTTTAAACAATGACCTAATAACCCGATGTTAACAATCGGATCTCCAACTGCTACGACGACGTTTTCTGCTTCAGATTCGTTACATAACTCATCTAACACCGATTTCCACGCTATCCCTGATTTCTCCCATATTTCCCTCAATAATCCCTCTTCAATTTCTTTCACCCACCCCGATTCTAGACTTAATGCCTTAATCGATTcctattaaaaaacaaaaaattaaaaaaaaaaaaaaattgtttgtaatagaaagaaataaaCTATTTCTTGCAATTTACTTGCCTTTTTTGAACGATTAAGAATGTCttgaatgtcaagttctttcatctGCTTTGTTTCTACATATCTTGGCACACAATCAGCACCTAAACAATCAGCAGCTTCTTGAACCTTCAATCACGTGCATTTTCCCATTCAGACTAATCTATATACAAAAAGACGCAAATGCCCCTATAAAGACTTACACGAGCGATTGCATTAGCGGTTTCGGTTGGCGCGATTCTAGGGCTGCTCACTATTGATTTCACCTTCAAATCAAGAAGCAATTCTGCTGTTTTTTGTGACTACCATTTATATAAAACAACGTATTAATCAGACCATAAATACCATAATACCCTTTTGCATATTATCAAATTACAAGAAAACCTGTATAGTTCCAAGCATGTCCATAGGCATGTCACTGTTATCAGATTCAGAATCACTACCCTGTTAAAAAAATCTCAAGAAAACCAAATTAGGGAgatttagaaaacaaattaaaaatattttcacagatgatttatttattaatattaaaattaccTCAGGGATTCCATGGCagacaagtacaattcggttacTAGCTTTCCTTCCTGCAGAGCTTCCGGAAGCAATGGGGGAGCTTGGAGTTTGATTTAATCTGTTAAGACATATATATGGAGATCCACCTTCAGGGTGTGGGACAAAATCTAGCACACTTACACCACAGTTGCTTTGAAGTAAAATTCTGAAGTACTCTGTTCCTAAACCTGAAGATTATTACATAAACAAGAATTTTTGTGAACTTATGATGTAGAGTTATAGAAATTGAAATACATGAAAGAGGAAGACATAAGAACATAAGAACATGAGAACATAAGAACATGTACCCATTGCTGTAGCAACAAGAGCTTGATTAACAGCATTATGAGCAACCACAAGAACAGATCTGCTGTCATGGATTAAGATTTTGTTCCAGCAGTTTGAAGCACGTTCCCATAATTCTCTCACGGGATAATGACCATCTATGTTGAAATTCGGGGCGTCTTTTTGCCATTGAGCAAAAGCTTCACCATATTTTGATATGCCTTCGTGCTTTAGGAGACCCTAGAGTACAGAAAAGAATTCTATGATACTGGTCTAATCTTCAAAGAAAGATGCTCATGAGAAGTGAAACTAACTTGAAATGAGTATAGGTCAATCTCCCTCAAGTCTGAATCAGTGAGGATTTCCTCTTGTCGAGAACCCCATATGACTTCAGCTGTTCTTTTTGATCTTCTCAAGGGACTGCAAGTATGAAAGTTTCATTTCAGAAATCTGGATTGACTGTTTGTGGAATCACAATCTGAATTCAAACTGATATTTAAGTCTACGGTTTACACTAATTGCTGTAATAATCAGAATGTAATTCTAATTTTGTAACCACACGAGTATCGTTTTATAATTCCAAGCCCTAATTTCATTAAGCTATCATGCGAAACCAAAGCAAAGAGTATAAAAACCTGGAGAAGCATATATCAAATGAGTCATCGATAAGCATTTGGCGGGAAGTCTCGGCTTGAGCCTCTCCTTTCTGAGTAAGAATCGAGAAATCGGAGCTCCCTTGGATCCTACCTTCTGCATTCCACGTGCTTTGTCCGTGCCTCACCAAAACCACTCGCTTTGCAACCTTAACCGGAGGGAATGAGACTGAACCGCTAAGCGTGGAACTCAATTTCCGGTCATCTTCCGCCTCCGATGATGATGAAGTGTCGAGTTCTTTTATGCTTGATGAGGATGATCGAACTATGAAAGGACTAATTACAATCGGTTTGAAGGTGTGGAAGAGTAGTCTTGGGCTCCTACAGTGGAGGAGGAGTTGGTCGCCGCCGCCGACTAGAGGAACTCCGGCGAAGAGCATCGTTTTTGGCGGTTAAAAACAGTAATAAGAATTGTATGGTTACCGTTGCTTCTATCGGAGCAATATCACAGAATACCTATCAATTTTTGTGTTTTTTCACACGCCTATCAGATTTTAAGAAAATCATTATTTAAGAAAAAGATAATTTATATCGAATGCAaatattataaattcataacataattattaaattttatcTCACCACGGACTACCTAATTGACTAGGTTCCAACATAAAAAATGATCTCTTCAAAAATATATATGATCCACACAAATTAGCAAATTTGAAGAAAGAAAATAGTGAAATATcgctttttcatttttataaaaccgTTTTTTAGCTtgtagaaaataataataataataataattttcttTAATTCATAAGGTTTTATAGTCGTTTAGTCATTAGAAGCCCAAAATTATTATTTTACCTTCTAGACATAAGTAGTTGTTGATTCATATCAGTGGGTGTACTTAACCCAAAATATCCCCAATAATACAGATTACAaaacaatttaaatttaaaaCCAAAATATCCACAATAATATTACAGATTACAAATCAGTTTAAACAAATTGActtatcaatcaatcaatcaatttctaataaaaaaaaaaccaaaaccaatcATAGTTCAGAAAGACATTTACCATTAATAAATTCAACAACCCGTGAAACTACATCACGAATTTCCACAACAGTTGCTTGTAAATTCTCTTTAAATTCTTCATGAATCGATTTTTCACCATCAACAAAATTTGATACACCTTTTATAAATATTGAAGGGACTTTCATGAGACTAGACACGTAAGCCAATGCTGCTCCCTGAATTTATTTCAAGATAACATATGTTCAAATCAAGATAAAACATTAGGTGTTAAAAAAAACGTGACAAAtattatataaaacaaaaaatggtCGGAATGAATTAATGAAATGATGTACCTCCATATCTACAATTATTGCATCATTGGCCAAGATACATTTTTCATCTTGTGGAGA is a window of Lactuca sativa cultivar Salinas chromosome 1, Lsat_Salinas_v11, whole genome shotgun sequence DNA encoding:
- the LOC111885984 gene encoding stress-response A/B barrel domain-containing protein At5g22580 — protein: MAEFTHLVVVKFKEEVVVEDIIKGLEELVSQVDIVKSFVWGKDIESMEMLRQGFTHAFMMTFGSKDDFTAFQTHPNHMQFSATFSAAIEKIVLLDFPVVAFKTPQ
- the LOC111885983 gene encoding probable 2-carboxy-D-arabinitol-1-phosphatase, translating into MLFAGVPLVGGGDQLLLHCRSPRLLFHTFKPIVISPFIVRSSSSSIKELDTSSSSEAEDDRKLSSTLSGSVSFPPVKVAKRVVLVRHGQSTWNAEGRIQGSSDFSILTQKGEAQAETSRQMLIDDSFDICFSSPLRRSKRTAEVIWGSRQEEILTDSDLREIDLYSFQGLLKHEGISKYGEAFAQWQKDAPNFNIDGHYPVRELWERASNCWNKILIHDSRSVLVVAHNAVNQALVATAMGLGTEYFRILLQSNCGVSVLDFVPHPEGGSPYICLNRLNQTPSSPIASGSSAGRKASNRIVLVCHGIPEGSDSESDNSDMPMDMLGTIQSQKTAELLLDLKVKSIVSSPRIAPTETANAIARVQEAADCLGADCVPRYVETKQMKELDIQDILNRSKKESIKALSLESGWVKEIEEGLLREIWEKSGIAWKSVLDELCNESEAENVVVAVGDPIVNIGLLGHCLNLTNEWMGSFHLDAGSISVIDFPDGTAGRGVVRCINYTAHLGRWSIPITRPTQDDEEF